The Candidatus Omnitrophota bacterium genome includes a window with the following:
- the efp gene encoding elongation factor P — MKGNDIRKGNVIIFKGAPHKVLDFQHRTPGNLRAFVQCTLRNILNGTQCDTRFSSTEEIEVADFFTFDASYMYFDSAGFHFMNSQTYDEVLLSPELVGDAKYFLRDGMVVQIATLENQPISVTLPKTSIQVIADTMPELKGATVSNSPKPATTESGFQLSVPNFIKVGEKIVVDTQTGEYVSRSTE, encoded by the coding sequence ATGAAGGGAAACGATATTCGCAAAGGCAACGTCATCATTTTCAAAGGGGCGCCGCACAAGGTTTTGGACTTTCAACATCGTACGCCCGGAAACTTACGGGCATTCGTGCAATGCACGCTGCGCAATATCCTCAACGGAACGCAGTGCGATACGCGATTCAGCTCGACGGAAGAGATCGAAGTGGCCGATTTCTTCACGTTCGACGCGAGTTACATGTACTTCGACAGCGCCGGATTCCACTTCATGAATTCGCAGACCTACGACGAAGTGCTTCTTTCCCCAGAACTTGTCGGCGACGCCAAGTATTTCCTGCGGGACGGGATGGTGGTACAAATCGCGACGTTGGAAAATCAGCCGATCAGCGTAACGCTGCCCAAAACCTCGATCCAGGTCATTGCGGATACAATGCCGGAATTGAAAGGCGCCACCGTCTCCAACTCCCCCAAACCGGCGACCACGGAATCGGGCTTTCAACTTTCTGTGCCCAACTTCATTAAGGTAGGCGAGAAGATCGTCGTGGATACGCAAACCGGCGAATACGTCAGCCGCTCGACGGAGTGA
- a CDS encoding CPBP family intramembrane glutamic endopeptidase, whose translation MNLVEFQILIIHHSSFIIVFRLIHSIMKIPVFWRVIVVLIVSTLAACLLHPLFYAASAVSGLDAPIKIFRRLWEICIVLGLMLARRQIGLQHPGKVGLRVSKDGIRNLLAGLIVAACFLFSLSGLYLFIGAWTYSLLFSFSYLQQKIIEGLATGAAVALVEEYIFRGLIFRSLSRRWGWIMGGGVSSAIFSSLHFLSGKGGTLENPNSWQAGFQLCGQLLHEMISTFKLFPEAAGLFLVGFILCYAAQRTGTLWLSVGLHGGWVCFFVMRKALFETAPLWDSFWIGGNRIYNGVIPILGMLVIFPIVHYLRQWKIVRGEEMAEE comes from the coding sequence ATGAATCTCGTTGAATTTCAAATTCTCATCATTCATCACTCATCATTCATCATTGTTTTTAGGTTGATTCATTCCATCATGAAAATCCCCGTCTTTTGGCGCGTGATCGTTGTCCTAATCGTTTCTACCTTAGCCGCATGTTTGCTTCATCCTTTGTTTTACGCCGCATCGGCTGTTTCCGGCTTAGATGCGCCGATAAAGATTTTCCGGCGTTTGTGGGAGATTTGCATTGTGCTCGGCTTGATGCTCGCCCGGCGGCAAATCGGGTTGCAGCATCCTGGTAAAGTAGGGCTTCGCGTTTCAAAGGATGGAATACGAAACTTGCTTGCCGGACTGATCGTCGCAGCGTGTTTTCTTTTTTCGTTGAGCGGTTTGTACTTATTTATAGGCGCATGGACATATTCCTTGCTCTTTTCCTTCTCCTATCTCCAACAAAAAATAATAGAAGGCTTGGCGACAGGCGCTGCGGTGGCTTTAGTAGAGGAATATATTTTCCGGGGATTGATTTTTCGATCGTTATCTCGGCGCTGGGGTTGGATTATGGGCGGCGGCGTTTCGAGCGCCATCTTCTCTTCCCTACACTTTTTAAGCGGCAAGGGCGGGACGCTGGAGAATCCAAATTCCTGGCAGGCGGGATTTCAATTATGCGGACAATTGTTGCACGAGATGATTTCCACATTTAAATTATTCCCGGAAGCGGCGGGTTTGTTTCTAGTGGGATTCATTCTCTGTTACGCTGCGCAGCGTACAGGGACGTTGTGGTTGTCCGTGGGATTGCACGGCGGCTGGGTCTGTTTCTTCGTAATGCGGAAAGCGCTCTTTGAAACGGCTCCGCTTTGGGATTCTTTTTGGATTGGGGGAAATCGCATCTATAACGGCGTTATCCCCATCCTAGGAATGCTGGTCATCTTTCCCATCGTTCATTATCTGCGCCAATGGAAGATCGTTCGCGGTGAAGAGATGGCGGAGGAATGA